Sequence from the candidate division WOR-3 bacterium genome:
GAAAACAGAATGAAACGGACCCAAACAACCCGCATCCATTCGTTTCGTGTCTTTCGTGCTTTCGTGGCTTCAGCATCGGCTCTGGGTTCAGTCGCGATCCGGCATTCGCGATTCGTCACTTGCGTCCAACGACTACCAGCCTCCGCGCTTCGCTGTCGTAGGGCGAGCCGTCATACCCGCCGTACATCCTGACGCTCCTGAACCCGGCCCGCTCCAGCAACCCGCGCAGTTCTGCCGCCGAGTAGAGCCTCATCCACAGCCGGAATTCGTACGTCCTGCCCTTGCGGACGAGAATCCGCCGCTGCTCCAGCGCGCTCCAGCCGTCGACCGGTACCACTTCGTGCAACACCAGTTCACCACCGACTTCCTGCCAGTCGCGGCACTGGTATCTCCGCGCCAGGCCTTCCTTGCCGAGCGTCTCGATTAGGAACCTGCCGCCCGGCTGCATCGACCGGTGGACGTTGCGGCAGACCCGCAGGTCATCGCTCTGCCTCCGGAAGTAGCCGAAGGAGGGAAAGACGTTGATGACGGCGTCAAAGGCACGCGGCCGCATGAATCGGCGCATGTCCTCCTGCACGAACTCGACTTCGAGCTTCTCGCGCCGGGCTGCCCGCCGCGCCTCCGCAAGGTAGGAGCGCGTCCGGTCAACGCCGGTGACTCTGTACCCGCGCCGGGCAAGCTCGAGACTGAACCGGCCCGGCCCGCAGCAGAGGTCGAGAACCGCCTGCCCGGGCTTGAGCCCGAGCCGGGCGACGAGCTGACCCGCCTGCTCGCGGGCGGCGTCGATGCGCTGCTGCGGGAACATCGCCCGTTCGTACATCTTCCAGAACTGGTCGTCCTCGAACCACGGCGCCCGCCTGCCCATCCGTCACCTTCCCTTGCTGCCGACCGCGACCAGCCAGCGCGAATTGTGGTCATACGGCTCTGCGTTGAGCCCGCCGTGGATATCCACCCGCGCGAACCCGGCACGCCTGAGCAGATCGCGCAGTTCGACTCCTGAGTACACGCGCAGGAAGAACCGGAACTCCATAACCTTGCCATTCTGAATCAGGACCCAGCGATTCTCGAGTCCGGTCCAGCCGGGCGCGACCTTCCGTTCCTCCAGAACGAAGGTACCAGCCATCTCGCGCCAGTCACTCGGCTGAAAGTGACGAGCCAACCACTCTTTGCCGGCCGCCTGAATCAGGAATCGGCCACCGGGCCGCAACGACTGCAGCACGTGCCGGCAGACCTTCAGGTCATCAGCCGGGTTCTCGAAGTATCCGAACGAGGTGTACATGTTGATGCAGGCGTCGTAGGCGCGCGGACGCACGAACCGCCTCATGTCGGACCGCACGAACTCCACGTCGAGCTTCTGCTGCCTTGCTCGCCTGCGGGCCTCGTTCAGGAACAGGGCCGTACGGTCCACGCCGGTTACACCGAACCCGCGCCGCGCCAGCTCGATACTGAAGCGGCCCGGCCCGCAGCAGAGGTCGAGCACGCTCGCCCCGCGTTCAAGGTGCAACAGCCTCGCGAGGGGCTCCGCGTCCTTTGCCGCCATCTGCCATCGCTCCTCACCGAACATCGATGGCCGGAACACAGCCCAAAAGGCGTCGTTCTCGAACCAGGGCGTCTTGCGCTTCATGGTGCGCTTACTCTAAACGCGGGCCCGAAGAAGTCAAACGACGACGGCTTGACTGCCCGGTCTCTTCGCCTATGCTTTCGACAGCCGGTCCCGCGGCCGAATACGGGATGCCGCGCCCAGCTTGTGAATCAGCGGTCGCGGGGCGCGGCGACAGCACATCGCGTATACGAGAAACTGAAGAACACACTGGAGAGAAAAGGCCACTGCCGATACTGCTATGAAAAAAGACCTGACCTCGATTAACGACCTGTCCAAGGCCGAGATCCTGAGCCTGCTCGCGAAGTCAATCGAATTGAAGCAGTCGCTCAAGACGCAGCCCCGCCTCGACCTGGCGCCCGGCACCATGGGGGCGCTGATTTTCGAAAAGCCCTCCCTGCGCACGCGGGTGACTTTTGAACGGGCGATGGTTGACCTGGGAGGTTCTGCCATCTACCTCGGGCCTTCCGACATCGGGCTGGGAAAGCGCGAGACCGTGCCGGACGTTGCGCGCAACCTGTCCCGCTGGGTGAACTGCATCATCGCCCGGGTGTTCGAACATTCCAAGATCACCGAGCTGGCCGCGAACGCGTCGGTCCCGGTCGTCAATGCCCTGTGCAACGAGGAGCACCCCTGCCAGATTCTCGCCGACCTGCTGACCGTGCACGAACACCGCGGCAGCCTCGAAGGTGCGACCATCTGCTGGACCGGGGACGGCAACAACGTCTGCAACTCCCTGATGCTTGCCTGCGGCCTGGTCGGCATCAACCTCCGCGTGGCCACGCCCAAGGGATTCGAACCGCCCCAGGCGGTCACCAACCGCGCCCTCGAATACGCAAAGGAAAGCGGTGCCAGCATCGTCCTGACCTATGATCCGAAGGTCGGGGCCAGGGACGCGGACTACATCTACACCGATGTCTGGGCGTCCATGGGTCAAGAGGCCGAGATGGAACAGCGCAAGCAGATTTTCCGACCCTACCAGCTCAATCGGGAACTGATGGCACAGGCCAAGCCCGGCGCCAGGGTACTCCATTGCCTTCCCGCCCACCGCGGCGAGGAGATCTCGGCCGACGTGCTCGACGGCCCGCAGTCGTCAACTGTTCTCGACCAGGCCGAGAACCGGCTGCACGCCCAGCGCGCCCTGCTCGCCGTGCTGCTGACCCGCCGATAGTACGTTTGAGGGAGCGCCTTTCGGCGTTCCCTCATTCACTCTCTTGGGCGCGGCTCCTGCCTCTACCTCAACCTCGACCTCAGCCTTTGGCTACCTGCACACGACGAACCTGCAGGTCTGGCGTTCGCCACACGCGTTCACCCTGACGATGTATGCCCCTGCCGCTAGACCATCGAGCGGGATGGTCACGTTCTGCGGACCGGCGCGCGTGCTGAATTGTGACGCTCTCTGGACGGCCCTCCCAGTCACGTCATACACGACGATTTCGGCAGAACCTAGTGTAGACAGCGCATAGCTGATGCGAGCAACTCTCCTCACCGGGTTCGGCGTCACCCGGATGAACTGCGATGCATCACCGAGAGCGATGGTTGCCGCGCTGGCCCCGCCTTCGAGGCCTCCTTCATTGAGCTCGAGCCTGACTGCATCGAAGTAGGTGAAGTGGTATCGACCAAGATCGTCCCAGCGCGACACGAAGATCCAAACGCTTTCCTGCACAAGTGAGTGCGAGCCGAGGAATTGCCACGTGTCAAACGGTGGAACTGCTTGAGAATAGGGCCAATACTTGCGATTGCCGATTTCCGGAATGTCCCATCCCACGTCCGCAAACGGGTCCAAGGTGTCTCCGTCCACCGGTGGCGTCTTGTAGACGTAGAAGGACCAAGAGCCGGTGCATGCAAGTCGAGGATACCACATGATCGCGGTGTACTTGTTCCTGGTCACGTCGTCACTGGCCCAGCAACTGTCGGCGAAACCCGGCCTCCGAACCCGCGGGTGGTTGTCTGGAGGAGGATCGATGTACCACGAGTCCGCGTACGCGTCGTCAAGGATGATCGTCTTGTGCTCAATGACCCGCTTGAGCGTGTCGAGCGCAGCCAAAGTCGAGTCGCAGACGAACCAGTTGCGTGTACCTTTCGTGTGGGGCAAGCTTTCGGCTGTACAGACTTGGTCGGGCGGGCAGTCGAAGCGTTGCCCGTCG
This genomic interval carries:
- a CDS encoding class I SAM-dependent methyltransferase — translated: MKRKTPWFENDAFWAVFRPSMFGEERWQMAAKDAEPLARLLHLERGASVLDLCCGPGRFSIELARRGFGVTGVDRTALFLNEARRRARQQKLDVEFVRSDMRRFVRPRAYDACINMYTSFGYFENPADDLKVCRHVLQSLRPGGRFLIQAAGKEWLARHFQPSDWREMAGTFVLEERKVAPGWTGLENRWVLIQNGKVMEFRFFLRVYSGVELRDLLRRAGFARVDIHGGLNAEPYDHNSRWLVAVGSKGR
- the argF gene encoding ornithine carbamoyltransferase, producing MKKDLTSINDLSKAEILSLLAKSIELKQSLKTQPRLDLAPGTMGALIFEKPSLRTRVTFERAMVDLGGSAIYLGPSDIGLGKRETVPDVARNLSRWVNCIIARVFEHSKITELAANASVPVVNALCNEEHPCQILADLLTVHEHRGSLEGATICWTGDGNNVCNSLMLACGLVGINLRVATPKGFEPPQAVTNRALEYAKESGASIVLTYDPKVGARDADYIYTDVWASMGQEAEMEQRKQIFRPYQLNRELMAQAKPGARVLHCLPAHRGEEISADVLDGPQSSTVLDQAENRLHAQRALLAVLLTRR
- a CDS encoding T9SS type A sorting domain-containing protein, translated to MYHDASGNCQYCPHLWQGGRFGGPPGPIYNHDTRYFWRPESIRDSAQLWEYGGHHETDPAYAWRGHCDGITCASIMEPDVLPQDCGALGQDDLEGLLAEIYGDCDLHYWTDLNAKPGDVWFYLREWLKVQPVHAPRVLAVDFDTANVHFYAVYGYRIDGDVVDDTLFRGIMTLYYEKHTHGALYDPDSAWYEFECKCLGSGVGFGPKTGTGAWCGSRYGPERYDGQRFDCPPDQVCTAESLPHTKGTRNWFVCDSTLAALDTLKRVIEHKTIILDDAYADSWYIDPPPDNHPRVRRPGFADSCWASDDVTRNKYTAIMWYPRLACTGSWSFYVYKTPPVDGDTLDPFADVGWDIPEIGNRKYWPYSQAVPPFDTWQFLGSHSLVQESVWIFVSRWDDLGRYHFTYFDAVRLELNEGGLEGGASAATIALGDASQFIRVTPNPVRRVARISYALSTLGSAEIVVYDVTGRAVQRASQFSTRAGPQNVTIPLDGLAAGAYIVRVNACGERQTCRFVVCR
- a CDS encoding methyltransferase domain-containing protein — its product is MGRRAPWFEDDQFWKMYERAMFPQQRIDAAREQAGQLVARLGLKPGQAVLDLCCGPGRFSLELARRGYRVTGVDRTRSYLAEARRAARREKLEVEFVQEDMRRFMRPRAFDAVINVFPSFGYFRRQSDDLRVCRNVHRSMQPGGRFLIETLGKEGLARRYQCRDWQEVGGELVLHEVVPVDGWSALEQRRILVRKGRTYEFRLWMRLYSAAELRGLLERAGFRSVRMYGGYDGSPYDSEARRLVVVGRK